Proteins co-encoded in one Gossypium arboreum isolate Shixiya-1 chromosome 11, ASM2569848v2, whole genome shotgun sequence genomic window:
- the LOC108458323 gene encoding probable purine permease 11 isoform X2: MLIQDENLTDRSPFLKLRRWQWWLLVAINILFLIAGQAAAVLLGRFYYDQGGNSTWMATFVQTAGFPILCIPLIFLHPYQKLETSTSSTYPSIKIVALLYFVLGLLVAGDNMLYSVGLLYLSASTYSLICATQLAFNAVFSYLLNSQKLTALILNSVVILSLSAALIAVNEDSDGPSGVSKGKYLVGFICTLGASALYSLLLSLMQLSFQKVLRKETYNVVLEMQIYTSLVATCVSTAGLFGSGEWKGLQDEMKGFKSGRVSYVLTLVWAAVSWQVCAVGVVGLIFAVSSLFSNVISTLSLAITPLAALLVFHDEMNGVKVIAMLLALCGFCSYIYQNYLDDTKARKSESQSHTDDVIQESHHV, translated from the coding sequence ATGTTGATCCAGGACGAAAATTTAACGGATCGGTCGCCATTTCTTAAACTCAGGCGATGGCAGTGGTGGCTTTTGGTTGCAATCAACATTTTGTTCCTTATTGCAGGCCAAGCTGCTGCAGTTCTTCTTGGGAGATTTTATTATGATCAGGGTGGAAATAGTACATGGATGGCAACTTTTGTGCAAACGGCTGGCTTCCCAATCCTTTGCATCCCTTTAATTTTTCTTCATCCATATCAGAAACTGGAAACGTCAACTTCTTCAACCTATCCTTCCATCAAGATTGTTGCTTTGCTCTATTTTGTTCTCGGATTACTCGTTGCAGGTGACAATATGTTGTACTCTGTTGGACTGTTGTACCTCTCAGCCTCTACTTATTCCCTCATTTGTGCCACCCAATTAGCTTTCAATGCAGTTTTTTCGTATTTGCTTAATTCACAGAAGTTGACTGCTTTAATCCTCAACTCCGTGGTTATCCTCTCGTTGTCCGCTGCTCTGATAGCAGTGAATGAAGATTCAGATGGACCGTCAGGAGTTTCCAAGGGGAAGTATCTGGTTGGCTTTATCTGTACCCTTGGGGCTTCTGCTCTTTACTCTCTTTTACTCTCCCTTATGCAACTTTCGTTTCAGAAAGTGTTGAGAAAGGAAACATATAATGTGGTTTTGGAAATGCAAATTTATACATCACTTGTGGCGACATGTGTTTCGACTGCGGGTCTGTTTGGGAGTGGGGAATGGAAAGGATTGCAGGATGAGATGAAGGGTTTCAAAAGCGGAAGAGTTTCGTATGTGCTGACGTTGGTTTGGGCGGCCGTAAGTTGGCAGGTATGTGCTGTTGGGGTGGTAGGGTTGATTTTTGCAGTGTCGTCCCTCTTCTCCAACGTGATCAGTACTCTATCATTGGCTATTACACCTCTAGCTGCTCTGCTGGTTTTTCATGACGAGATGAATGGGGTGAAGGTAATTGCTATGCTTCTAGCACTCTGTGGTTTTTGCTCTTATATTTATCAAAATTATCTAGATGATACGAAGGCAAGGAAATCGGAATCACAATCACATACTGATGATGTTATTCAGGAGAGCCATCATGTATAG
- the LOC108459093 gene encoding E3 ubiquitin-protein ligase ATL4-like, translated as MASPPPFSYGVMGEPVTAAEFDTTQHSHPSSSIDNVKPSLIILLLILSVALLVSVSLCRLLRRRCLLQLPPSSTSTITVGSSHRISPEQSPMTSLLDSLPLFTFSSISRGSNNGDCAVCLSKFEAQDQLRLLPLCCHAFHAHCIDTWLTSNQTCPLCRSQPLASDSHLRKVLLQSSNTSSAIGIGGSDSFRLEIGSISRRHPGSDSGEQRRSYSIGAFDYIIEEESEVNRDQTHRNVTDKEASLPADVSTGRSWLKEYDRLSFYLSSRSSSFRSSGRYLMGSSRRSGSISSVPGDYDVEANRIGEEISEMFRWFSEI; from the coding sequence ATGGCTTCACCCCCACCGTTTTCATATGGCGTGATGGGAGAACCTGTTACCGCCGCCGAATTTGACACCACGCAACACTCGCATCCTTCTTCCTCCATTGACAATGTCAAGCCAAGTTTAATAATACTACTTTTGATCCTTTCCGTAGCCCTGCTTGTTTCCGTCTCTCTTTGCCGCCTCCTCCGCCGTCGTTGCTTGCTGCAGCTCCCACCTTCATCTACCTCCACTATTACGGTCGGTTCCAGCCACCGCATTAGTCCCGAACAATCACCCATGACTTCGTTGCTCGATTCTCTTCCTCTTTTTACATTCTCTTCTATTTCTCGCGGCTCCAACAACGGGGATTGCGCGGTTTGTTTGTCGAAATTCGAAGCGCAGGATCAACTCAGGCTTCTCCCTCTTTGTTGCCACGCGTTCCACGCTCATTGTATCGACACTTGGCTCACTTCCAACCAAACTTGTCCTTTATGCCGCTCTCAGCCCTTAGCTTCCGACTCCCATCTCAGGAAGGTTTTGCTTCAGTCTTCCAATACTTCAAGTGCGATTGGAATTGGCGGCAGCGACAGTTTCCGGCTCGAGATCGGCTCTATCAGTCGCCGTCATCCAGGCTCCGACTCCGGGGAGCAGAGAAGGTCTTATTCCATCGGCGCTTTCGATTATATCATCGAGGAAGAATCGGAGGTGAATAGGGATCAAACGCATCGAAACGTGACCGACAAGGAAGCGAGTCTCCCGGCAGATGTTAGTACTGGAAGGAGTTGGCTCAAGGAATACGATAGGCTGTCGTTTTATTTATCGTCTCGTTCGTCGTCCTTTCGTAGCTCAGGAAGGTACTTAATGGGGAGCAGTCGCAGAAGCGGTAGTATCTCCTCCGTTCCCGGAGATTACGATGTGGAAGCCAATCGCATTGGCGAGGAGATCAGCGAAATGTTTCGTTGGTTCTCAGAGATATGA
- the LOC108458323 gene encoding probable purine permease 11 isoform X1, whose product MNDNLEQMLIQDENLTDRSPFLKLRRWQWWLLVAINILFLIAGQAAAVLLGRFYYDQGGNSTWMATFVQTAGFPILCIPLIFLHPYQKLETSTSSTYPSIKIVALLYFVLGLLVAGDNMLYSVGLLYLSASTYSLICATQLAFNAVFSYLLNSQKLTALILNSVVILSLSAALIAVNEDSDGPSGVSKGKYLVGFICTLGASALYSLLLSLMQLSFQKVLRKETYNVVLEMQIYTSLVATCVSTAGLFGSGEWKGLQDEMKGFKSGRVSYVLTLVWAAVSWQVCAVGVVGLIFAVSSLFSNVISTLSLAITPLAALLVFHDEMNGVKVIAMLLALCGFCSYIYQNYLDDTKARKSESQSHTDDVIQESHHV is encoded by the exons ATGAATG ATAATCTAGAACAGATGTTGATCCAGGACGAAAATTTAACGGATCGGTCGCCATTTCTTAAACTCAGGCGATGGCAGTGGTGGCTTTTGGTTGCAATCAACATTTTGTTCCTTATTGCAGGCCAAGCTGCTGCAGTTCTTCTTGGGAGATTTTATTATGATCAGGGTGGAAATAGTACATGGATGGCAACTTTTGTGCAAACGGCTGGCTTCCCAATCCTTTGCATCCCTTTAATTTTTCTTCATCCATATCAGAAACTGGAAACGTCAACTTCTTCAACCTATCCTTCCATCAAGATTGTTGCTTTGCTCTATTTTGTTCTCGGATTACTCGTTGCAGGTGACAATATGTTGTACTCTGTTGGACTGTTGTACCTCTCAGCCTCTACTTATTCCCTCATTTGTGCCACCCAATTAGCTTTCAATGCAGTTTTTTCGTATTTGCTTAATTCACAGAAGTTGACTGCTTTAATCCTCAACTCCGTGGTTATCCTCTCGTTGTCCGCTGCTCTGATAGCAGTGAATGAAGATTCAGATGGACCGTCAGGAGTTTCCAAGGGGAAGTATCTGGTTGGCTTTATCTGTACCCTTGGGGCTTCTGCTCTTTACTCTCTTTTACTCTCCCTTATGCAACTTTCGTTTCAGAAAGTGTTGAGAAAGGAAACATATAATGTGGTTTTGGAAATGCAAATTTATACATCACTTGTGGCGACATGTGTTTCGACTGCGGGTCTGTTTGGGAGTGGGGAATGGAAAGGATTGCAGGATGAGATGAAGGGTTTCAAAAGCGGAAGAGTTTCGTATGTGCTGACGTTGGTTTGGGCGGCCGTAAGTTGGCAGGTATGTGCTGTTGGGGTGGTAGGGTTGATTTTTGCAGTGTCGTCCCTCTTCTCCAACGTGATCAGTACTCTATCATTGGCTATTACACCTCTAGCTGCTCTGCTGGTTTTTCATGACGAGATGAATGGGGTGAAGGTAATTGCTATGCTTCTAGCACTCTGTGGTTTTTGCTCTTATATTTATCAAAATTATCTAGATGATACGAAGGCAAGGAAATCGGAATCACAATCACATACTGATGATGTTATTCAGGAGAGCCATCATGTATAG
- the LOC108459310 gene encoding uncharacterized protein LOC108459310 yields MMKKKLCFPDWIPLLLLCHLQLPTLVCSKHHGNPANDLVEIINQNRTAQKLERLNDSPGLGCMALQYVELCKGNCSGNSAVNCKPPTDDFTEVFAPNCGVELPTIGTITGHIVGCQSKYTEPSLAFANVLVKDNKSLAVLRNKSHSEVGVGLIGFHKGPFFWCVLFSNGGTNSSFVLEDRGEGIKQKKGCYSGSAFPCNAGHKSAMLFNYIITFSYLFVSLLNQI; encoded by the exons ATGATGAAGAAGAAGCTCTGTTTCCCTGACTGGATTCCACTCCtattattatgtcatctacagCTGCCAACCCTTGTTTGTTCCAAGCACCATG GAAACCCTGCAAATGATCTTGTTGAGATCATTAACCAGAATAGAACTGCTCAAAAACTTGAACGACTAAATGATAGTCCTGGTCTTGGGTGCATGGCCCTCCAATATGTCGAGTTATGCAAGGGGAACTGCAGTGGGAACAGCGCTGTAAACTGTAAACCACCCACGGATGACTTCACTGAAGTATTTGCTCCCAACTGTGGTGtagaactgcctacaattggcaCGATTACCGGCCACATTGTGGGTTGTCAATCGAAATATACAGAGCCATCACTAGCCTTTGCAAATGTTCTTGTTAAAGACAATAAGAGCTTAGCTGTTTTGAGAAATAAATCGCATAGTGAGGTGGGAGTTGGCTTGATTGGGTTCCACAAAGGTCCTTTCTTTTGGTGTGTTCTTTTTAGTAATGGTGGGACAAATTCTAGCTTCGTTCTTGAAGATCGCGGTGAAGGGATAAAGCAGAAGAAAGGGTGCTATAGTGGAAGTGCATTTCCTTGCAATGCTGGACACAAAAGTGCTATGTTGTTTAACTATATTATTACCTTTAGTTATTTATTCGTTTCGCTGTTGAACCAAATTTGA